The Streptomonospora litoralis genome window below encodes:
- the glgB gene encoding 1,4-alpha-glucan branching protein GlgB, which yields MATIPMSVPATQLTAEIDRLVAGRHHDPHSLLGAHPGTDGTAVRALRPLARSVHAVLEDGTRIELPHVHQGVFAGTVPGSPAPDYRLAVVYDCGGEPVETLADDPYRHLPTLGEMDLHLIREGRHEELWRALGAHTHTYPSPMGEVAGVGFAVWAPGAQGVRVVGDFNHWDGTAHPMRSLGSSGVWELFVPGIGDGALYKFQVLGRDGAWRDKADPMAFATQRPPETASAVYTSGYRWRDDAWLSERKTQEWDRRPMSVYEVHLGSWQPGLSYLELATRLVAHVREMGFTHVEFLPVAEHPFGGSWGYQVTSYYAPTARFGSPDDFRALVDELHRAGIGVLVDWVPAHFPKDEWALARFDGSPTYEHPDPRRGEHPDWDTLIFDYGRTEVRNFLIANALYWLEEFHIDGLRVDAVASMLYLDYSREGGDWSPNEFGGRENLDALEFLKELNSTAYRRNPGIIMVAEESTAWPGVSRPIEHGGLGFGFKWNMGWMHDTLEYVKRDPIHRQYHHNEITFSMVYAYSENYILPLSHDEVVHGKGSLLYKMPGDEWRRFAGLRGLLGYMWSHPGKQLLFMGGEIGHGDEWSHEAGVQWWLLDHAYHRGVRSLVAELNRVYRDTPALWSLDTDPAGFTWLEGGDDSGNTLAFLRHGEDGSVLACLVNFSPETHTGRRVGLPRTGHWREVLNTDSADFGGSGADAAGPSGTVRAEAVEWNGQPASATLTVPPLGTVWLAPA from the coding sequence ATGGCCACGATTCCCATGAGCGTCCCCGCCACGCAACTGACCGCCGAGATCGACCGGCTCGTCGCCGGCCGCCACCACGATCCGCACAGCCTGCTCGGTGCGCATCCCGGCACCGACGGGACCGCCGTGCGCGCTCTGCGACCGCTGGCGCGGTCGGTGCACGCGGTGCTGGAGGACGGCACCCGGATCGAGTTGCCGCACGTGCACCAGGGGGTCTTCGCCGGCACCGTGCCGGGTTCCCCGGCCCCCGACTACCGGCTCGCCGTCGTCTACGACTGCGGCGGAGAACCGGTCGAGACCCTCGCCGACGACCCCTACCGCCATCTGCCCACCCTGGGCGAGATGGACCTGCACCTGATCAGAGAAGGCCGCCATGAGGAGCTGTGGCGTGCCCTGGGTGCCCACACGCACACGTACCCCTCTCCCATGGGTGAGGTCGCCGGCGTGGGCTTCGCCGTATGGGCCCCCGGCGCTCAGGGAGTGCGGGTGGTCGGCGACTTCAACCACTGGGACGGCACCGCCCACCCGATGCGCTCGCTGGGCTCCAGCGGGGTGTGGGAGCTGTTCGTCCCCGGCATCGGCGACGGCGCGCTGTACAAGTTCCAGGTCCTGGGGCGCGACGGCGCATGGCGCGACAAGGCCGACCCGATGGCCTTCGCCACCCAGCGCCCGCCCGAGACCGCCTCGGCCGTCTACACCTCCGGCTACCGGTGGCGCGACGACGCCTGGCTTTCGGAGCGCAAGACGCAGGAGTGGGACCGCCGCCCGATGAGCGTCTACGAGGTGCACCTGGGCTCTTGGCAGCCGGGCCTGTCCTACCTGGAGCTGGCCACCCGGCTGGTGGCCCACGTGCGCGAGATGGGCTTCACCCATGTGGAGTTCCTGCCGGTGGCCGAGCACCCCTTCGGCGGATCCTGGGGCTACCAGGTCACCTCCTACTACGCGCCCACCGCGCGGTTCGGCTCACCCGACGATTTCCGCGCGCTCGTGGACGAACTGCACCGCGCCGGCATCGGCGTCCTGGTGGACTGGGTGCCCGCGCACTTCCCCAAGGACGAGTGGGCGCTGGCCCGCTTCGACGGCTCGCCCACCTACGAGCACCCCGACCCGCGCCGCGGCGAGCACCCCGACTGGGACACGCTGATCTTCGACTACGGCCGCACCGAGGTGCGCAACTTCCTGATCGCCAACGCGCTGTACTGGCTGGAGGAGTTCCACATCGACGGCCTGCGTGTCGACGCGGTCGCCTCGATGCTCTACCTCGACTACTCGCGCGAGGGCGGCGACTGGTCGCCCAACGAGTTCGGCGGCCGGGAGAACCTGGACGCGCTGGAGTTCCTCAAGGAGCTCAACAGCACGGCCTATCGGCGCAACCCGGGCATCATCATGGTCGCCGAGGAGTCGACGGCCTGGCCGGGTGTCTCGCGCCCGATCGAGCACGGCGGGCTGGGCTTCGGCTTCAAGTGGAACATGGGCTGGATGCACGACACCCTGGAGTACGTCAAGCGCGACCCGATCCACCGGCAGTACCACCACAACGAGATCACGTTCTCCATGGTCTACGCCTACAGCGAGAACTACATCCTGCCGCTGTCGCACGACGAGGTCGTGCACGGCAAGGGGTCGCTGCTCTACAAGATGCCCGGGGACGAGTGGCGGCGCTTCGCCGGGCTGCGCGGACTGCTGGGCTACATGTGGTCCCACCCGGGTAAGCAGCTGCTGTTCATGGGCGGCGAGATCGGCCACGGCGACGAGTGGTCGCACGAGGCGGGCGTGCAGTGGTGGCTGCTCGACCACGCCTACCACCGGGGCGTGCGCTCCCTGGTCGCCGAGCTGAACCGCGTCTACCGCGACACCCCGGCGCTGTGGTCGCTGGACACCGACCCGGCCGGGTTCACCTGGCTGGAGGGCGGCGACGACTCCGGGAACACGCTCGCCTTCCTGCGCCACGGCGAGGACGGTTCGGTGCTGGCGTGCCTGGTCAACTTCTCCCCGGAGACGCACACCGGGCGCCGGGTGGGTCTGCCGCGCACCGGGCACTGGCGCGAGGTCCTCAACACCGACTCGGCGGACTTCGGCGGCAGCGGGGCCGACGCCGCGGGCCCGTCGGGGACCGTGCGGGCCGAGGCGGTGGAGTGGAACGGCCAGCCCGCTTCGGCGACGCTGACCGTTCCGCCGCTGGGCACGGTCTGGCTCGCCCCGGCCTGA
- a CDS encoding flavin reductase family protein: MARFATGVTVVTVQDDRDDIGSTVSAFTSVSADPPLVMVGVSAQSYLVEVIDAQNRFAVNVLGEGQRALAGRFAAEGRPSARLLLANEPHRRGELTGALLLEDAIGAMECTVEQRVAAGDHVVYIVAVEAVPAVGSGRPADARPLVRFGGRYRALG, translated from the coding sequence ATGGCGCGGTTCGCCACCGGCGTGACGGTGGTGACCGTGCAGGACGACCGCGACGACATCGGCAGCACCGTCAGCGCCTTCACCTCGGTCTCGGCCGACCCCCCGCTGGTCATGGTGGGGGTTTCGGCGCAGAGCTACCTGGTGGAGGTTATCGACGCGCAGAACCGGTTCGCCGTCAACGTGCTGGGCGAGGGCCAGCGGGCGCTCGCGGGCCGGTTCGCCGCCGAGGGGCGGCCCAGCGCACGGCTGCTGCTGGCGAACGAACCGCATCGGCGCGGCGAGCTGACCGGGGCGCTGCTGCTGGAGGACGCGATCGGGGCCATGGAGTGCACCGTCGAACAGCGCGTGGCGGCCGGAGACCACGTGGTCTACATCGTCGCAGTCGAGGCGGTGCCGGCGGTCGGTTCGGGACGCCCGGCCGACGCGCGGCCGCTGGTCCGCTTCGGCGGCCGATACCGCGCTCTGGGCTGA
- the treS gene encoding maltose alpha-D-glucosyltransferase codes for MPDTFTHEKPREPYWYKHAVFYEVLVRGFHDSNGDGTGDLRGLIEKLDYLEWLGIDCIWLLPLYESPLRDGGYDISDYMKILPEFGQIADFVDLVDQAHRRGIRVIADLVMNHTSDRHPWFTASREDPEGPYGDFYVWSDTTERYGDARIIFVDTEQSNWTYDETRGQYYWHRFFSHQPDLNFENPAVQEAILEVLRFWLDLGIDGFRLDAVPYLYEREGTDCENLKETHEFLKRIRSEVDRLYPDRVLLSEANQWPADVVDYFGDFESGGDECHMNFHFPLMPRMFMAVRREQRYPISEILAQTPQIPSNCQWAIFLRNHDELTLEMVTDEERDYMYAEYAKDPRMRANVGIRRRLAPLLDNDKNQIELFTALLMSLPGSPVLYYGDEIGMGDNIWLGDRDAVRTPMQWTSDRNAGFSRCDPARLYLPLILDPIHGYQALNVEAQRDNPGSLLNWTRKMIQIRKRHPVFGTGDFTELHASNPSVLAFVREYGDDRMLCVNNLSRFPQPVELDLRRFENVTPIECMGGVRFPAIGELPYLLTLPGHGFYWFQLPPVEEADGPAPDDRNRRTRTTQRPGTATARRQPADAATGSGTATPERGAGGASRSSGAPRPRR; via the coding sequence GTGCCCGATACCTTCACCCACGAGAAGCCCCGCGAACCGTACTGGTACAAGCACGCGGTCTTCTACGAGGTGCTCGTCCGCGGTTTCCACGACTCCAACGGCGACGGCACCGGCGACCTGCGCGGGCTGATCGAGAAGCTCGACTACCTCGAATGGCTGGGCATCGACTGCATCTGGCTGCTGCCCCTGTACGAGTCGCCGCTGCGCGACGGCGGCTACGACATCTCCGACTACATGAAGATCCTGCCGGAGTTCGGGCAGATCGCCGACTTCGTGGACCTCGTCGACCAGGCCCACCGGCGCGGTATCCGCGTCATCGCCGACCTGGTCATGAACCACACCAGCGACCGGCACCCGTGGTTCACCGCCTCGCGCGAGGACCCCGAGGGGCCCTACGGCGACTTCTACGTCTGGTCCGACACCACCGAGCGCTACGGCGACGCCCGCATCATCTTCGTCGACACCGAGCAGTCCAACTGGACCTACGACGAAACCCGCGGACAGTACTACTGGCACCGGTTCTTCTCCCACCAGCCCGACCTCAACTTCGAGAACCCGGCGGTGCAGGAGGCCATCCTGGAGGTGCTGCGCTTCTGGCTGGACCTGGGGATCGACGGCTTCCGCCTGGACGCGGTGCCCTACCTCTACGAGCGGGAGGGCACCGACTGCGAGAACCTCAAGGAGACCCACGAGTTCCTCAAGCGCATCCGCTCCGAGGTCGACCGCCTCTACCCCGACCGGGTGCTGCTCAGCGAGGCCAACCAGTGGCCTGCCGACGTCGTCGACTACTTCGGCGACTTCGAATCCGGCGGCGACGAGTGCCACATGAACTTCCACTTCCCGCTGATGCCGCGGATGTTCATGGCGGTGCGCCGCGAACAGCGCTACCCGATCTCGGAGATCCTCGCCCAGACCCCGCAGATCCCGAGCAACTGCCAGTGGGCGATCTTCCTGCGCAACCACGACGAGCTGACGCTGGAGATGGTCACCGACGAAGAGCGCGACTACATGTACGCCGAGTACGCCAAGGACCCGCGGATGCGCGCCAACGTGGGCATCCGCCGCCGCCTGGCGCCCCTGCTGGACAACGACAAGAACCAGATCGAACTGTTCACCGCGCTGCTGATGTCGCTGCCGGGCTCGCCGGTCCTCTACTACGGCGACGAGATCGGCATGGGCGACAACATCTGGCTGGGCGACCGCGACGCGGTGCGCACCCCGATGCAGTGGACCTCCGACCGCAACGCCGGGTTCTCGCGCTGCGACCCGGCGCGGCTCTACCTGCCGTTGATCCTGGACCCCATCCACGGCTACCAGGCGCTCAACGTGGAGGCCCAGCGCGACAACCCCGGGTCGCTGCTGAACTGGACGCGCAAGATGATCCAGATCCGCAAGCGCCACCCGGTCTTCGGCACCGGCGATTTCACGGAGCTGCACGCGAGCAACCCCAGCGTGCTGGCGTTCGTCCGCGAATACGGCGACGACCGCATGCTCTGCGTGAACAACCTTTCCCGGTTCCCGCAGCCGGTCGAGCTGGACCTGCGCCGGTTCGAGAACGTCACGCCCATCGAATGCATGGGTGGGGTGCGGTTCCCCGCGATCGGCGAGCTGCCCTACCTGCTGACGCTGCCCGGCCACGGCTTCTACTGGTTCCAGCTGCCACCCGTCGAGGAGGCCGACGGCCCCGCCCCCGACGACCGCAACCGACGAACGCGAACGACACAGCGGCCGGGTACGGCGACCGCGCGGCGACAGCCGGCGGACGCGGCGACCGGATCGGGCACCGCGACGCCCGAGCGGGGCGCCGGCGGCGCCTCCCGCAGCTCCGGCGCCCCCAGGCCGCGGCGATAA
- a CDS encoding S49 family peptidase, which produces MVLSVKLLDPVSRLQQRRSGPLILELDLTEGLAEEAPADPVGQLMAKRHQQLRDVVEGVRRGAHDPRVKALVARIDGRPLGFAKVQEVRAAVAAFRAAGKDTVAWSESFGDFGPGTVSYYLATAFAEVNLLPTGSVGLTGVSVGTTFLGDAVERLGVRFEGGARHEYKNAPDKFTESGYTEPHREITERLVASLSDQVAEGIAEGRGLTAERVRELTDRGPLLAAEALEAGLVDRLAYRDEVYAELRGRYAGSAGAGAGSSDAATREESAGSGDGATGSAPQPARGGENGARLLYVGRYRHRTAASERMPGRTGGYIALITATGIITSGRSRRSALGGETMGADTVAAALRAARGDRSVRAVVFRVDSRGGSAVASDVVRREVALTRQAGTPVVASLGDVAGSGGYHIVMEADAIVARPGTLTGSIGVYAGKPVLTGLLERLGVNSESVDGGAHATMFGPDRGFSDSEWERVNALLDATYADFTGKVARARGLSDEQVDAVARGRILTGRDAHAGGLVDDLGGLPAAVRLAREKADLPGGRLRSFPVRGPWERLVPAESSEDRAQAPQSALGLSGDLAELAARAGVPGSAPLLMPDAWEIR; this is translated from the coding sequence ATGGTGCTATCGGTCAAGCTGCTCGATCCCGTGTCCCGACTGCAGCAGCGGCGCAGCGGCCCGCTGATACTGGAGCTCGACCTCACCGAAGGGCTGGCCGAGGAGGCGCCGGCCGACCCGGTGGGCCAGCTGATGGCCAAGCGCCACCAGCAGTTGCGCGACGTCGTCGAGGGCGTCCGCCGCGGAGCGCACGACCCGCGGGTCAAGGCGCTGGTGGCCAGGATCGACGGGCGACCGCTGGGCTTCGCCAAGGTGCAGGAGGTCCGCGCGGCCGTCGCGGCGTTCCGCGCGGCGGGCAAGGACACCGTCGCCTGGTCGGAGTCCTTCGGCGACTTCGGCCCCGGCACGGTCTCCTACTACCTGGCCACCGCCTTCGCCGAGGTGAATCTGCTGCCGACGGGGTCGGTGGGGCTGACCGGCGTGAGCGTCGGGACCACGTTCCTCGGCGACGCGGTGGAGCGGCTGGGGGTGCGCTTCGAGGGCGGCGCGCGCCACGAGTACAAGAACGCGCCCGACAAGTTCACCGAGAGCGGCTACACCGAACCCCACCGCGAGATCACCGAGCGGCTGGTCGCCTCGCTGTCCGATCAGGTCGCCGAGGGTATCGCCGAAGGGCGCGGGCTGACGGCCGAACGCGTGCGCGAGCTCACCGACCGCGGCCCGCTGCTGGCCGCCGAAGCGCTGGAGGCGGGCCTGGTGGACCGGCTGGCCTACCGCGACGAGGTCTATGCCGAACTGCGCGGCCGCTACGCGGGTTCCGCGGGCGCCGGTGCGGGCTCTTCGGACGCCGCGACGCGGGAGGAGTCCGCCGGGTCGGGCGACGGCGCGACCGGCTCCGCGCCGCAGCCGGCGCGCGGCGGCGAGAACGGCGCGCGGCTGCTCTACGTCGGCCGCTACCGGCACCGGACCGCGGCGTCGGAGCGGATGCCGGGGCGCACCGGCGGCTACATCGCGCTGATCACCGCGACGGGCATCATCACCTCCGGGCGCAGCCGCCGGTCGGCCCTGGGCGGCGAGACCATGGGCGCCGACACCGTCGCGGCGGCGCTGCGCGCCGCCCGCGGCGACCGCAGCGTGCGCGCCGTGGTGTTCCGGGTGGACAGCCGCGGCGGTTCGGCCGTCGCCTCCGACGTCGTCCGCCGCGAGGTCGCCCTCACCCGCCAGGCGGGCACGCCGGTCGTCGCCTCGCTCGGCGACGTCGCCGGCTCCGGCGGCTACCACATCGTGATGGAGGCCGACGCGATCGTGGCCCGGCCCGGCACGCTGACCGGATCCATCGGCGTCTACGCCGGCAAGCCGGTGCTGACGGGCCTGCTGGAGCGGCTGGGCGTCAACAGCGAGTCCGTCGACGGCGGCGCCCACGCGACCATGTTCGGTCCCGACCGCGGCTTCAGCGATTCGGAGTGGGAGCGTGTCAACGCGCTGCTCGACGCCACCTACGCCGACTTCACCGGCAAGGTCGCCCGTGCCCGCGGGCTCAGCGACGAGCAGGTCGACGCGGTGGCCCGCGGACGCATCCTCACCGGCCGCGACGCCCACGCCGGCGGCCTGGTCGACGATCTGGGCGGGCTGCCGGCCGCGGTGCGCCTAGCGCGGGAGAAGGCGGACCTGCCCGGCGGGCGGCTGCGCTCGTTCCCGGTGCGCGGTCCCTGGGAACGCCTGGTGCCGGCCGAGTCCAGCGAGGACCGCGCGCAGGCGCCGCAGTCGGCGCTGGGCCTGAGCGGCGACCTGGCCGAGCTGGCGGCGCGCGCCGGGGTGCCCGGTTCCGCGCCGCTGCTGATGCCCGACGCCTGGGAGATCCGGTGA
- a CDS encoding maltokinase N-terminal cap-like domain-containing protein, whose translation MTQLEELLADWIPRQRWFAGKGAPVETVTIEAEHPLVCGDPGLRVLVVDVGQRGSISRYQVLLGLRPVGTLRDELAHAAIGVCRFGGAPRTVYDASHDPELTALLLDRLAQGDGGETDAPRAAGGEPRPSSAGPAPAVRFRRLSGITVRTGQRSLVLKGEQSNTSLVYGEDYVLKAFRRLWPGLNPDLELTAALADSPYVARPYAWIEADVGKDGAAVPTTLAMLQEYMRSATDGWVLAATSVRDLYANPGVSPAEAGGDFAGEAERLGAATAAVHRALARELPTDVLTPRALRELASSMLERLRLATTEVPELAPYAGVLRSAYEAFARVDEPLPIQRVHGDYHLGQVVRTDSGWVLLDFEGEPAAPVEERQRPSSPLRDVAGMLRSFDYAARYQLVGSASAAELAPSARAWAQRNRDAFSSGYAFGGGIDPEKHQTVLRAFEYDKAVYEVLYEAHNRPSWLRIPLDSIAALAA comes from the coding sequence ATGACTCAGCTTGAGGAGCTCCTGGCCGACTGGATCCCACGGCAGAGGTGGTTCGCCGGAAAGGGGGCGCCCGTCGAGACCGTCACGATCGAGGCGGAGCATCCCCTCGTCTGCGGCGATCCCGGACTGCGCGTCCTGGTCGTCGACGTCGGCCAGCGGGGTTCCATATCCCGATACCAGGTGCTTCTCGGGCTGCGCCCGGTGGGGACGCTGCGCGACGAGCTGGCACACGCCGCCATCGGCGTGTGCCGGTTCGGCGGCGCCCCGCGCACGGTCTACGACGCCTCCCACGACCCTGAGCTGACCGCCCTGCTGCTGGACCGCCTGGCCCAGGGCGACGGCGGCGAGACGGACGCGCCCCGGGCCGCCGGCGGCGAGCCCCGGCCGTCCTCCGCCGGGCCCGCCCCGGCGGTGCGGTTCCGCCGCCTGTCCGGCATCACCGTGCGCACCGGCCAGCGCAGCCTGGTGCTCAAGGGCGAGCAGTCCAACACCTCGCTCGTCTACGGCGAGGACTACGTGCTGAAGGCATTCCGGCGGCTGTGGCCCGGACTCAACCCGGACCTGGAGCTGACCGCCGCGCTGGCGGATTCACCCTACGTCGCACGCCCCTACGCCTGGATCGAGGCCGACGTCGGCAAGGACGGCGCCGCCGTCCCCACCACGCTGGCCATGCTGCAGGAGTACATGCGCAGCGCCACCGACGGCTGGGTGCTGGCCGCCACCAGCGTGCGCGACCTCTACGCCAACCCCGGCGTGTCCCCCGCCGAGGCGGGCGGCGACTTCGCCGGCGAGGCCGAACGGCTGGGGGCGGCCACCGCTGCCGTGCACCGCGCGCTGGCCCGCGAACTCCCCACCGACGTGCTCACCCCCCGGGCGCTGCGCGAACTGGCCTCGTCCATGCTGGAGCGGCTGCGCCTGGCCACCACCGAGGTGCCCGAGCTGGCGCCCTACGCGGGCGTGCTGCGCAGCGCCTACGAGGCTTTCGCCCGCGTCGACGAGCCGCTGCCCATCCAGCGGGTGCACGGCGACTACCACCTCGGCCAGGTGGTGCGCACCGACTCCGGGTGGGTGCTGCTGGACTTCGAGGGCGAGCCCGCGGCACCCGTCGAGGAGCGCCAACGCCCCTCCAGCCCGCTGCGCGACGTCGCCGGAATGCTGCGCTCGTTCGACTACGCCGCCCGCTACCAGCTCGTCGGCTCCGCCTCAGCCGCGGAACTCGCGCCGTCGGCACGCGCCTGGGCACAGCGCAACCGCGACGCCTTCAGCTCGGGTTACGCCTTCGGCGGCGGCATCGACCCCGAGAAGCACCAGACGGTGCTGCGGGCCTTCGAGTACGACAAAGCCGTCTACGAGGTGCTCTACGAGGCGCACAACCGGCCCTCGTGGCTGCGCATCCCGTTGGACTCCATCGCGGCGCTGGCCGCGTGA